The Synechocystis sp. PCC 7509 genome includes a window with the following:
- a CDS encoding YggS family pyridoxal phosphate-dependent enzyme — MTIAARITQIRQNLPDSVKLIAVSKQVSVEAMRIAYGAGIRDFGESRVQEAEAKQEQLADLTDITWHFIGRLQSNKAKKALELFAWIHSVDSLKLAQQLDKLVQENHYQPPKVCLQVKIESDPQKTGWTIPQLWVDLPDLDRCKNLQIRGLMTIPPLGLNENEIKSVFDRTKILLKEIQTKNCLHLQPTLQLSMGMSDDYQIAIASGSTMIRLGKILFGERS, encoded by the coding sequence ATGACTATTGCCGCACGCATTACTCAAATTCGGCAAAATTTGCCCGATTCAGTGAAGTTGATTGCTGTGAGCAAGCAAGTGTCAGTAGAAGCAATGCGTATTGCTTACGGAGCAGGAATTCGCGACTTTGGCGAAAGTCGCGTCCAAGAAGCTGAAGCCAAGCAAGAGCAATTAGCAGATTTGACAGATATTACCTGGCACTTTATCGGCAGATTGCAAAGTAATAAAGCTAAAAAAGCCCTAGAGTTATTTGCGTGGATTCACTCAGTAGATAGCTTAAAATTGGCACAACAATTAGATAAATTAGTTCAAGAAAATCATTATCAACCTCCTAAAGTTTGCTTGCAAGTAAAAATCGAGAGCGATCCCCAAAAAACAGGTTGGACTATACCTCAGCTTTGGGTAGATTTACCTGATTTAGATCGCTGTAAAAATTTACAAATTCGTGGATTAATGACAATTCCACCCCTGGGATTAAATGAAAACGAAATAAAAAGCGTGTTTGACCGGACTAAGATTTTGCTCAAAGAAATTCAAACCAAAAATTGCCTGCACTTGCAACCAACTTTGCAGTTGTCAATGGGAATGTCGGACGACTACCAAATCGCGATCGCCTCTGGCTCAACAATGATACGCTTAGGAAAAATTTTGTTTGGGGAGCGCTCTTAA
- a CDS encoding transposase, whose product MNPLLSQILPTKKQTRSSQWTKRELLDGIFYQLKNSCNWQDLPKDLPLYKGGILAL is encoded by the coding sequence TTGAACCCCCTACTGTCTCAGATATTACCGACCAAGAAACAGACCAGATCCTCCCAATGGACAAAAAGAGAACTATTGGACGGCATCTTCTATCAACTTAAAAATAGTTGCAATTGGCAAGATTTACCCAAAGATTTGCCCCTCTACAAGGGCGGTATATTGGCATTATAA
- a CDS encoding cell division protein SepF, whose amino-acid sequence MSIFSKLREFVGLNDPIEYEYDEYEDNGNSDGYRNTYQQEQVQSMPDDERNGRRRMRERISVASDNNETGTPLNNVIGMPGTNNSTYEVVVMEPRTFEEMPQAIQALLDRKSVVLNLTMLDPDQAQRAVDFVAGGTYAINGHQERVGESIFLFTPICVQVTTQSGGVNEAVQAQARTGRSTVPTPSWTPESTRIAQSS is encoded by the coding sequence GTGAGTATTTTTTCAAAGTTAAGAGAATTTGTGGGTTTAAATGACCCGATTGAGTACGAGTATGATGAATACGAAGATAATGGGAATAGCGATGGCTATCGCAATACCTACCAACAAGAGCAGGTTCAATCTATGCCGGACGACGAACGCAACGGTCGTCGTCGGATGCGCGAAAGAATTTCTGTTGCCTCAGACAACAATGAGACAGGTACACCACTAAACAATGTGATTGGTATGCCAGGCACAAATAATAGCACTTATGAAGTAGTAGTTATGGAACCGCGCACGTTTGAAGAAATGCCCCAAGCAATTCAAGCGCTGCTCGATCGCAAATCGGTGGTACTCAACCTCACCATGTTAGATCCAGATCAAGCCCAACGAGCCGTAGACTTTGTTGCGGGCGGCACTTATGCGATCAATGGTCATCAAGAGCGGGTAGGAGAAAGTATATTTTTATTCACGCCAATCTGCGTTCAAGTTACAACCCAATCGGGTGGAGTTAATGAAGCCGTACAAGCTCAAGCCCGCACTGGACGCAGTACAGTCCCAACGCCTTCATGGACACCGGAATCTACGCGGATAGCCCAGTCTAGTTAG
- the proC gene encoding pyrroline-5-carboxylate reductase yields the protein MLESKLGLIGGGVMGEALLSRLMVAQIYQPQEIIVSEVQETRRDYLAATYGVQVTADNQAVARSTGAILLAIKPQIFTEVANLLAQTLTASGSKPLIISILAGVKLSQLESAFEQLPVIRAMPNTPATVGAGITALAMGSEAKDSDRQIARKLFESVGEVVEVPESLMDAVTGLSGSGPAYVAMIVEALADGGVKSGLPRDIAMQLALATIKGTVELLQTTKMHPAELKDRVTSPGGTTIAGVAQLEKGGLRSALIQAVQAATARSVELGK from the coding sequence TTGCTCGAAAGCAAGCTGGGGTTAATTGGTGGCGGGGTAATGGGCGAAGCGCTATTATCCCGCTTGATGGTAGCGCAAATTTATCAACCTCAAGAGATTATAGTTAGCGAAGTTCAAGAGACGCGCCGCGATTATTTGGCTGCAACCTATGGCGTACAAGTAACCGCCGACAACCAAGCCGTAGCTCGTAGCACTGGCGCAATTTTACTTGCGATCAAACCTCAAATATTTACCGAAGTTGCCAACTTATTAGCCCAGACTTTGACTGCAAGCGGCTCGAAACCATTAATCATCTCAATTTTGGCAGGGGTAAAGTTAAGTCAATTGGAGTCAGCTTTTGAGCAATTACCCGTAATTAGAGCTATGCCCAATACCCCAGCTACCGTAGGAGCAGGGATTACCGCTCTGGCGATGGGTTCTGAGGCAAAAGATAGCGATCGCCAAATAGCTAGAAAACTATTTGAGTCGGTTGGGGAAGTGGTAGAAGTTCCCGAAAGCTTAATGGATGCGGTGACAGGATTATCAGGATCGGGGCCCGCTTACGTAGCAATGATTGTTGAAGCTTTAGCCGATGGTGGGGTAAAATCGGGCTTACCAAGAGACATTGCTATGCAACTGGCTTTAGCTACCATCAAAGGCACTGTAGAATTATTGCAAACGACAAAAATGCACCCCGCCGAACTCAAAGATCGAGTTACAAGTCCTGGGGGAACTACCATTGCTGGGGTAGCGCAGTTAGAAAAGGGTGGATTGCGCTCGGCGTTGATTCAAGCAGTGCAAGCGGCTACAGCGCGATCTGTTGAATTGGGAAAATAA
- the pipX gene encoding transcriptional coactivator PipX, whose translation MNTENYLNHPTFGLLSRVCVLEQHQELFTTLYAQRLFFLVTNEPPSGMKFESVSRSQARLLLETRLRLLRRSGHIQEYEQLQKILQSTFQL comes from the coding sequence ATGAATACAGAAAACTATCTAAATCATCCCACCTTTGGTCTACTTTCTAGAGTTTGCGTCCTCGAACAACACCAAGAGCTATTTACTACTCTCTATGCTCAACGCTTGTTTTTTTTAGTTACCAACGAACCCCCTAGCGGCATGAAATTTGAATCTGTTAGCCGCTCTCAAGCTCGTCTGTTACTAGAAACTCGTTTGCGTTTGCTACGCCGTAGCGGACACATTCAAGAGTACGAACAACTGCAAAAAATTCTGCAAAGCACTTTCCAATTATGA
- a CDS encoding LmeA family phospholipid-binding protein, which yields MSDSPRLDEQAIAKAAQLGISSQLDAAEKINVDVRTDLLKVVQGQADSINVSGQGLVLQTDIRVQEMELRLDNVAIDPLSALLGQIELTHPVNAIAKFVLTQEDLNRTLSSDYVKNKMQNLDLDVEGQIVTMALQQVELLLPYQNKIDVNGSALLTEKGNTRQLGFNAVIRPRTHQQPILIESFKCTGGENISLELAVALLEKMKQLTQLPFIELEKMALRVKELEVNPGRLTLHTEAHVKEIPQA from the coding sequence ATGTCTGATAGTCCTAGGTTAGATGAACAAGCGATCGCCAAAGCCGCCCAATTAGGTATATCGAGTCAGTTAGATGCCGCCGAAAAAATTAATGTGGATGTCCGCACTGATTTACTCAAGGTTGTGCAAGGACAAGCCGATTCTATTAATGTTTCCGGTCAAGGCTTAGTGCTGCAAACAGATATCCGGGTGCAGGAAATGGAGTTGCGCCTAGATAACGTTGCCATTGACCCCTTGAGCGCTTTATTAGGGCAAATAGAATTAACTCATCCGGTAAATGCGATCGCTAAATTTGTCCTTACCCAAGAGGACTTAAATCGTACTTTAAGCTCCGATTACGTTAAAAATAAAATGCAAAACCTAGATTTGGATGTAGAGGGGCAAATCGTGACTATGGCGTTGCAGCAAGTAGAATTGTTGCTTCCCTACCAAAATAAAATAGACGTGAATGGCAGTGCTTTGTTGACAGAAAAGGGTAATACTAGGCAACTTGGGTTTAATGCTGTAATTCGACCCCGTACCCACCAGCAACCGATACTAATTGAAAGCTTTAAGTGTACTGGCGGGGAAAATATCTCTCTAGAACTAGCGGTAGCTTTGTTAGAAAAAATGAAACAACTAACGCAATTGCCGTTTATTGAACTAGAAAAAATGGCACTGCGCGTCAAAGAACTAGAAGTAAACCCAGGTAGGTTAACTCTCCACACCGAAGCTCATGTAAAAGAAATACCGCAAGCTTAA
- a CDS encoding anthranilate synthase component I — MEQSWYWKSLPLENRTGAEIFAALFGDAEISTLLESPLPTTSDRTPLARYSICAGSPRLIDGCLQMWTPPIGKIFPFLEQLLNQTSLETNLNYCPKHLPFTGGWLGWLGYDAAWEIEKLPWLRADSLPFPVAYWYQPASFAVLDRLEQIVWLAAAEVSQLDTLVNQLKSSPTPPKLLAARNFPVSSFLTSQTDYEAAVRRAKKYIQAGDIFQANLSVRFGTQTTTDSWEIYRTLQQINPSPFASYWRSPWGQVISCSPERLVQLDNGIAQTRPIAGTRSRGATTEQDNKLAQEMMASAKEKSEHIMLVDLERNDLGRVCQWGSVEVDELLTIERYSHVMHLVSNVKGVLSPQTSPIELIRAMFPGGTISGCPKVRCMEIIEELEPVRRSLFYGSCGYLDWRGNLDLNILIRTLLAIPSNNATSMVWGQVGAGIVADSDPETEWYESLQKAQAQLAALGV, encoded by the coding sequence ATGGAACAAAGTTGGTACTGGAAGTCGCTACCCTTAGAAAATCGCACGGGCGCAGAGATTTTTGCGGCTTTATTTGGTGATGCTGAGATTTCAACACTTTTAGAAAGCCCGTTGCCTACAACAAGCGATCGCACTCCTTTAGCTAGATATTCTATCTGTGCTGGCTCTCCACGCCTAATTGATGGATGTCTGCAAATGTGGACACCACCAATAGGTAAGATTTTTCCGTTTCTAGAGCAATTGCTCAACCAAACATCTTTAGAGACAAATCTTAATTACTGCCCTAAGCATTTACCATTTACCGGGGGTTGGCTGGGTTGGCTGGGTTATGATGCAGCTTGGGAAATTGAAAAATTACCTTGGCTTAGAGCCGATAGTTTACCGTTTCCTGTTGCTTATTGGTATCAACCAGCAAGTTTCGCCGTCTTAGATCGCCTAGAGCAAATTGTCTGGTTAGCCGCCGCAGAAGTTAGTCAACTAGATACTCTGGTAAACCAACTAAAATCATCTCCCACGCCCCCAAAACTTTTAGCTGCTCGTAATTTCCCTGTAAGCAGCTTTCTAACTTCTCAAACTGACTACGAAGCCGCCGTTAGACGAGCTAAAAAATATATTCAAGCTGGCGATATTTTTCAGGCAAATCTATCGGTAAGATTTGGCACTCAAACGACTACCGATAGTTGGGAAATTTACCGCACTTTACAGCAAATTAATCCTTCTCCTTTTGCCAGCTATTGGCGCAGTCCTTGGGGACAAGTAATTAGCTGCTCCCCCGAACGACTGGTACAACTAGATAATGGCATTGCGCAAACAAGACCAATAGCCGGAACGCGATCGCGGGGCGCAACGACAGAACAAGATAACAAGCTAGCTCAAGAGATGATGGCTAGCGCTAAAGAAAAGTCCGAACATATTATGTTAGTAGACCTCGAACGCAATGATTTAGGGCGTGTATGTCAATGGGGATCGGTGGAAGTAGACGAACTGCTTACTATCGAACGCTACAGTCATGTTATGCACTTAGTAAGTAACGTTAAGGGAGTTTTATCGCCCCAAACTTCCCCTATTGAGCTAATTCGGGCGATGTTTCCCGGCGGTACGATCTCCGGTTGCCCAAAGGTGCGTTGTATGGAAATTATTGAAGAATTAGAACCAGTGCGCCGCAGCTTATTTTATGGCTCTTGCGGTTATTTAGATTGGCGAGGTAACTTAGACTTAAATATTTTGATTCGTACTTTGCTAGCAATTCCAAGTAACAATGCTACCTCTATGGTCTGGGGACAAGTAGGCGCCGGAATTGTCGCTGATAGCGATCCGGAAACTGAATGGTACGAATCATTGCAAAAAGCCCAAGCCCAGCTTGCAGCCTTGGGTGTCTAA
- the crtO gene encoding beta-carotene ketolase CrtO: MQSYDVVIIGAGHNGLVCAAYLLKAGYSVLLLEKRSVPGGAATTEESLPTEAPGFKFNLCAIDHEFIHLGPVVQELELEKYGLEYLECDPVVFCPHPDGKYFLGHKSLEKTCQEIARYSDRDAQKYREYTEFWQRVLGAMIPMFNAPPKSIIDIAGNYDIKKLKDLFAVVGSPAKTLDFVRTMLSSGEDVLNEWFDSEFLKAPLARLCAELGAPPSQKTNAVGAIMMAMRHDPGMARPRGGTGALVQALVKLVKSKGGVILTDQQVEKVLIDDGRAVGVKIAGGVEYRANKGVISNIDAKRVFLQLIDASDVNSADPNLRERLERRIVNNNETILKIDLALDKPLNFEHHNHDDSYLIGSVLIADSVTHVEQAHSKCILGEIPDADPSMYLVVPTMLDPSMAPYGKHTAWIEFFAPYQIAGAEGTGLKGTGWTDELKNKVADRVIDKLADYSPNVKNSIIARRVESPAELGERLGAYKGNYYHIDMTLDQMVFFRPLPELANYKTPIEGLFLTGAGTHPGGSISGMPGRNCARIFLHEQQPIVQRFKQARDSIKSTIGSVFKGQ; this comes from the coding sequence ATGCAATCGTATGATGTGGTAATTATTGGCGCAGGACATAATGGTTTAGTCTGTGCTGCTTATTTACTTAAAGCTGGGTATAGCGTTTTATTGCTAGAAAAGCGTTCGGTTCCAGGTGGTGCTGCAACTACAGAAGAATCGCTCCCTACCGAAGCACCAGGATTTAAGTTTAACTTGTGCGCGATCGATCATGAATTTATCCATTTAGGGCCAGTCGTTCAAGAATTAGAACTAGAAAAGTACGGGTTAGAGTATTTGGAATGCGATCCGGTAGTATTTTGTCCCCATCCTGACGGTAAATACTTTTTGGGTCATAAATCCTTAGAAAAAACTTGCCAAGAAATTGCTAGATATAGCGATCGCGATGCTCAAAAATACCGCGAGTATACAGAATTTTGGCAACGGGTGTTAGGGGCAATGATTCCTATGTTTAACGCTCCACCCAAATCTATTATTGATATTGCTGGCAACTACGACATCAAAAAGCTCAAAGATTTATTTGCCGTTGTTGGTTCCCCAGCTAAAACCCTAGACTTTGTGCGGACAATGCTTAGTAGCGGCGAAGATGTCCTCAATGAGTGGTTTGATAGCGAGTTTCTCAAAGCACCTTTAGCTAGATTATGTGCCGAACTGGGTGCGCCACCTTCGCAAAAAACTAACGCGGTGGGAGCGATCATGATGGCAATGCGCCACGATCCAGGAATGGCAAGACCTCGTGGCGGTACGGGGGCGCTAGTACAAGCTTTAGTGAAGCTAGTTAAAAGTAAAGGCGGCGTAATTCTTACTGACCAGCAAGTAGAAAAAGTTTTAATTGATGATGGTCGAGCAGTAGGCGTAAAAATAGCCGGAGGGGTCGAATATCGCGCTAACAAAGGGGTAATTTCAAATATTGATGCTAAAAGAGTATTTTTGCAACTGATAGATGCTAGTGACGTGAATAGCGCCGATCCAAATCTACGGGAAAGATTAGAGCGCCGCATTGTCAACAATAATGAAACTATCCTCAAAATTGACCTGGCTTTAGATAAACCTCTCAACTTTGAGCATCACAACCACGACGATAGTTATCTAATTGGTTCGGTACTAATAGCAGATTCTGTTACCCACGTCGAACAAGCTCATAGTAAATGTATTTTGGGCGAAATTCCCGATGCTGACCCTTCTATGTATTTAGTAGTTCCGACAATGCTTGATCCTTCCATGGCTCCCTACGGCAAGCATACCGCCTGGATTGAATTTTTTGCCCCTTATCAAATTGCTGGCGCTGAAGGTACAGGATTGAAGGGTACAGGTTGGACTGACGAACTCAAAAACAAAGTAGCTGACCGAGTAATTGATAAGTTAGCCGACTATTCCCCAAATGTCAAAAATTCAATTATTGCCCGTCGGGTGGAAAGTCCTGCCGAACTTGGAGAACGATTAGGCGCGTATAAAGGCAATTACTATCACATTGATATGACTCTCGACCAAATGGTATTTTTCCGTCCTTTACCAGAACTTGCCAATTACAAAACACCAATTGAGGGATTATTTCTTACTGGTGCGGGGACGCATCCCGGCGGGTCAATTTCAGGAATGCCAGGACGCAACTGCGCCCGCATTTTCTTGCACGAACAACAACCAATCGTGCAAAGATTTAAACAAGCACGAGACTCAATTAAATCGACTATTGGCTCTGTATTTAAAGGACAATAA
- a CDS encoding DEAD/DEAH box helicase: protein MDVSQILPELNLNDIFPFELDEFQTSAIAALNADKSVVVCAPTGSGKTLIGEYAIHRALSRGKRVFYTTPLKALSNQKLRDFRKVFGADKVGLLTGDVSINREAPILVMTTEIFRNMLYGTPIGEVGTSMQGVEAVVLDECHYMNDRQRGTVWEESIIYCPREIQLVALSATVANSDQLTDWINTVHGPTQLIYSDFRPVPLEFKFCNVKGLFPLLEGGKINPRLRPKRGSIDAQKAKDARRNGARPEAPSIIYLLNQLSSRDMLPAIYFIFSRRGCDKAVEDLGTLTLVNPSEAAQLKWQIDEFLQRNPDAGRIGQVQPLYRGIAAHHAGILPAWKGLVEELFQQGLIKVVFATETLAAGINMPARTTVISSLSKRTDRGHRLLNGSEFLQMAGRAGRRGMDKRGYVVTAQTPFEGAKEAAYLATAKADPLVSQFTPTYGMVLNLLQTHTLEQAKELIERSFGQYIANLYLKPQYEAIALVQAQLAQVQEQLASVDPAQLQNYEKLRQRLKVETQLLKTLVEQATDDRVEQLSLTISFAMTGTLLSLKGKNVATSVPLTAVLVAKTPGAGQAPYLVCLGANNRWYVVTTSDVVDLHAELPRLEIQSDLLPPVEMPIKPGQSRRGNQESQLIADLIPNSQAIIHTAPEVLAQQQRVQAVSAQIEAHPLHELGNPATLFKRRNKAMEIEAEIATRQAELEKTSQRHWEEFLHLIEILQRFGCLQDLEPTDLGQVAAAIRGDNELWIGLALASGEFDELDPQCLAAAIAAIVTETPRPDTWVRYTLPIPVEEALAGLRSTRRNLFQLQRRYNITLPIWLEYDLVALLEQWALGVDWVELCSHTSLDEGDVVRLLRRTLDLLSQIPYVPHLPTSLQRNAYRAVQLIDRFPVNETAQ, encoded by the coding sequence GTGGACGTTTCCCAAATATTGCCCGAATTGAATTTAAACGACATCTTTCCGTTTGAATTAGATGAATTTCAAACTAGCGCGATCGCTGCTTTAAATGCTGACAAGTCGGTGGTTGTCTGTGCGCCTACAGGTTCGGGAAAAACATTAATTGGTGAATACGCCATTCATCGCGCCCTGAGTCGGGGAAAGCGAGTATTTTACACTACACCCCTTAAAGCTTTATCTAACCAAAAATTACGCGATTTTCGTAAAGTATTTGGCGCAGACAAAGTAGGACTATTGACAGGAGATGTTTCGATTAATCGAGAAGCTCCCATCCTGGTGATGACGACCGAAATTTTCCGCAATATGCTCTACGGTACACCCATCGGCGAAGTGGGAACATCAATGCAGGGAGTGGAAGCAGTAGTTTTAGACGAATGTCATTACATGAACGATCGCCAACGGGGGACAGTTTGGGAAGAATCAATTATTTACTGTCCTAGAGAAATTCAATTAGTCGCTCTTTCAGCTACCGTTGCCAATAGCGACCAACTTACCGACTGGATTAATACCGTTCATGGGCCAACTCAACTAATCTATTCAGATTTTCGCCCCGTACCTTTAGAATTTAAGTTTTGCAATGTTAAAGGGCTATTTCCTTTACTTGAAGGCGGCAAAATTAATCCTCGCCTGCGCCCAAAACGCGGTAGTATTGACGCGCAAAAGGCTAAGGATGCTCGGCGTAATGGTGCAAGACCCGAAGCCCCAAGTATAATCTACCTGCTCAATCAGCTAAGTTCTAGGGATATGCTGCCAGCTATTTACTTTATTTTCAGCCGTCGAGGTTGCGATAAAGCCGTAGAAGATTTGGGAACGCTAACATTAGTCAATCCTAGCGAAGCAGCCCAACTAAAGTGGCAAATTGATGAATTTTTGCAGCGCAATCCCGACGCGGGACGGATTGGACAAGTTCAGCCTTTGTATCGCGGTATTGCTGCTCATCATGCCGGAATATTGCCAGCATGGAAGGGCTTGGTAGAAGAATTATTTCAGCAAGGGCTAATTAAAGTTGTATTTGCAACGGAAACTCTCGCGGCGGGAATTAATATGCCAGCGCGAACTACGGTAATTTCTAGTTTATCTAAACGCACTGATCGCGGACATCGATTATTGAATGGTTCAGAATTCCTGCAAATGGCGGGTAGGGCTGGTCGCCGGGGAATGGATAAGCGCGGCTACGTTGTCACGGCTCAAACCCCCTTTGAAGGGGCAAAAGAAGCCGCTTACTTAGCAACAGCTAAAGCTGACCCCTTGGTTAGTCAGTTTACGCCCACCTATGGCATGGTATTGAACTTACTGCAAACTCACACCCTAGAACAAGCAAAAGAACTCATAGAACGCAGTTTTGGGCAGTATATCGCCAATTTATACCTAAAACCTCAATACGAGGCGATCGCCCTTGTTCAAGCTCAATTAGCCCAAGTTCAAGAGCAGCTTGCATCGGTCGATCCTGCGCAGTTGCAAAACTACGAAAAATTGCGCCAACGGCTTAAAGTTGAAACCCAGCTACTAAAAACTTTAGTTGAGCAAGCTACTGATGACCGGGTAGAACAATTAAGTCTCACGATTAGCTTCGCCATGACGGGTACGCTTTTGAGCTTGAAGGGAAAAAATGTCGCTACTTCCGTACCGCTAACCGCCGTCCTCGTAGCCAAAACCCCTGGAGCAGGACAAGCGCCATATTTAGTATGTTTAGGGGCAAATAATCGCTGGTATGTGGTGACAACCAGCGATGTTGTAGATTTACACGCTGAGTTACCACGTCTAGAGATTCAAAGCGATCTTTTGCCTCCGGTAGAAATGCCGATTAAACCTGGACAATCGCGCCGAGGAAACCAAGAATCTCAACTAATTGCCGATTTAATTCCCAACTCGCAGGCAATTATTCATACTGCGCCCGAAGTTTTAGCTCAACAACAGCGAGTTCAGGCAGTAAGCGCACAAATTGAAGCTCATCCTTTGCATGAATTGGGCAACCCGGCAACACTTTTTAAGCGCCGAAACAAAGCAATGGAGATAGAAGCAGAAATTGCTACTCGTCAAGCAGAATTAGAAAAGACTTCCCAGCGTCACTGGGAAGAATTTTTGCATTTAATCGAAATTTTGCAGCGATTTGGTTGTTTGCAAGACTTAGAACCTACCGATTTAGGACAAGTGGCGGCGGCAATTCGCGGCGACAATGAGTTATGGATTGGTCTAGCTTTAGCAAGCGGTGAATTTGACGAACTAGATCCTCAATGTTTAGCGGCGGCGATCGCCGCAATTGTTACAGAAACCCCTCGTCCCGATACCTGGGTACGCTATACCTTACCAATCCCTGTAGAAGAAGCTCTAGCTGGCTTACGCTCTACCCGGCGGAATTTATTTCAACTGCAACGCCGTTACAATATCACTTTACCGATTTGGTTAGAGTACGATTTAGTTGCTTTGCTCGAACAATGGGCGCTGGGAGTCGATTGGGTAGAACTATGCAGCCACACAAGCTTAGATGAAGGTGATGTTGTCCGCCTTTTGCGCCGCACCTTAGACTTGTTGTCGCAAATACCCTATGTTCCCCATTTGCCAACCTCTTTACAACGCAATGCTTATCGCGCTGTGCAATTAATAGATCGTTTTCCCGTGAATGAAACGGCGCAGTAG
- a CDS encoding ShlB/FhaC/HecB family hemolysin secretion/activation protein, with product MACKQYRSWLWLLPVVLTISSVPRSLPAQTPPLQIPSLPDVQPFPAPIPSFELLQPLPPPEELLQPSLPTPTPLENAPGGLQTINIERFEVVGSTVFSSEQLAKVLAPFTNKPISFAELFQARSAITQLYFDNGYITSGAYIPPQTLQGKVVTITVLEGGLESLQVTGTKYLNSNYIRRRLAIATNTPINRDRLLQALQLLQLNPLISNISAELSAGTRPSQSILAVQVTEAQSTTVQATIDNGRSPAAGSFRRNLQLNEGNLLGIGDRVIFAYANTDGSNAIDASYALPLNPRNGTLSLGYSTNSSSVIEPPFDLLDISSESRYYDVTLRQPIIQTPSQELAVGISASRLESETSLLDIPFALSIGADEQGRTRISALRFFQEWTGRNTRQVIAARSQFNLGVGAFDATVNAEKPDSRFLSWQGQTQWVRRLAPETLLLVRGNVQLSANSLLPLEQFSLGGLQNVRGYRQDLLLTDNGAFASAEVRLPVLRVSGWNAVLQVAPFVDVGSTWNAGRESPERNSLASLGLGLIWQQSNRFTARLDYGIPLISVSSTERTWQENGLYFSVFYNPF from the coding sequence ATGGCTTGTAAACAATATCGCTCTTGGTTGTGGCTGCTACCAGTTGTACTAACAATTAGTAGTGTTCCTAGGTCGCTACCAGCGCAAACCCCACCATTACAAATTCCTTCTCTCCCCGATGTCCAGCCATTCCCTGCCCCCATTCCCTCTTTTGAACTACTGCAACCATTACCGCCTCCAGAAGAATTATTACAGCCAAGTTTGCCTACTCCCACACCGCTAGAAAATGCCCCTGGCGGACTGCAAACAATAAATATTGAACGTTTTGAAGTAGTTGGTAGTACAGTATTTTCCTCTGAACAGTTGGCGAAAGTTCTTGCTCCCTTTACCAATAAACCAATTTCCTTTGCCGAATTATTCCAAGCTCGTTCGGCGATAACGCAACTTTATTTTGATAACGGCTACATAACATCTGGAGCCTATATTCCTCCTCAAACCCTGCAAGGTAAGGTAGTGACAATTACCGTACTGGAAGGAGGCTTAGAAAGCCTCCAAGTAACGGGAACAAAATATCTCAACTCTAACTACATTCGCCGCCGCCTTGCGATCGCCACTAATACGCCCATTAATCGCGATCGCCTTTTACAAGCCTTGCAACTACTGCAACTCAATCCTTTAATTAGTAATATATCTGCGGAGCTGTCGGCGGGAACTCGCCCTAGTCAAAGCATTTTAGCAGTACAAGTTACTGAAGCTCAAAGTACAACAGTACAAGCCACTATTGATAACGGGCGATCGCCCGCAGCCGGAAGTTTTCGACGCAACTTACAATTAAATGAAGGGAATTTACTGGGAATCGGCGATCGCGTTATTTTTGCTTATGCCAATACTGATGGTAGCAACGCCATCGATGCGAGTTATGCTTTGCCGCTCAATCCCCGCAATGGTACGCTTAGTCTTGGCTATAGTACAAACTCAAGCAGCGTTATTGAGCCACCTTTTGACTTGCTAGATATAAGTTCTGAATCTCGTTACTATGACGTAACTTTGCGTCAGCCAATTATTCAAACTCCAAGTCAAGAACTGGCTGTAGGTATAAGCGCAAGTCGCCTTGAAAGCGAAACTTCTTTACTAGATATCCCTTTTGCTTTGTCCATAGGCGCAGATGAGCAAGGCAGAACGCGAATTTCTGCCCTGAGATTTTTTCAAGAATGGACTGGGCGAAATACCCGCCAAGTAATTGCAGCGCGATCGCAGTTTAACTTAGGAGTTGGCGCTTTTGATGCCACGGTCAACGCCGAAAAGCCCGATAGCCGTTTCCTCTCCTGGCAAGGACAAACCCAATGGGTGCGCCGATTAGCACCAGAAACATTACTTTTAGTACGCGGTAATGTTCAGCTATCAGCTAACTCTCTTTTACCTCTAGAACAGTTTAGTTTGGGCGGTTTGCAAAACGTTCGCGGCTACCGTCAAGATTTACTTTTGACTGATAATGGGGCTTTTGCTTCGGCAGAGGTGAGATTGCCTGTTTTGCGGGTTTCTGGCTGGAATGCGGTTTTACAAGTAGCTCCCTTTGTCGATGTGGGCAGCACCTGGAACGCTGGTAGAGAGTCGCCAGAACGCAATTCCCTAGCTTCTTTAGGTTTGGGTTTAATTTGGCAGCAAAGTAATCGCTTTACCGCGCGGCTTGATTACGGTATCCCTTTAATTTCTGTATCTTCCACTGAAAGAACATGGCAAGAAAACGGTTTATATTTTTCTGTGTTTTACAACCCTTTTTAA